The following coding sequences are from one Patescibacteria group bacterium window:
- the eno gene encoding phosphopyruvate hydratase has product MPTITAIHALEILDSRGNPTVQVSVTLDDGTVGTAAVPSGASTGSHEALELRDGDAKRYGSKGVQKAIANVAGPLAKTIVGMSVADLAAIDQKIREADGTENKSNLGANACLGVSLAVARAAAIAAKQPLYAFLAAQYGYPTTGFRFPTPMCNVINGGVHADSGLSFQEFMLIPAPGDFPEQLRKAAEVFHSLAKVLKGKNLPTLVGDEGGYAPRVTSNSEPFQLLEDAITQAGQALGTDVFLGMDAAASEFQQPDGTYRLALEGQNLSADQLTALYQEWNAKHHLVSVEDGLGEDDWEHWPAHTAALGKAGMMVVGDDLFVTNVKRLQRGITEKVANAILIKVNQIGTLTETVDAIRLAQKAGYKVIISHRSGETTDTTIADLSVAMGADYLKAGSLSRGERLAKYNRLLEIWHDLHA; this is encoded by the coding sequence ATGCCAACAATTACCGCAATCCACGCTTTAGAAATTCTTGATTCTCGTGGCAATCCCACCGTACAAGTTTCGGTAACCCTGGATGATGGGACAGTTGGCACAGCAGCCGTGCCGTCCGGAGCCTCCACTGGTTCGCACGAAGCACTGGAGCTGCGTGATGGTGATGCAAAACGCTACGGCAGCAAAGGTGTTCAGAAAGCTATTGCCAATGTTGCAGGTCCACTTGCAAAGACCATTGTTGGGATGTCGGTTGCAGATCTTGCGGCAATTGACCAGAAAATAAGAGAAGCTGATGGGACAGAAAATAAATCGAACCTGGGTGCCAACGCGTGTCTGGGCGTTTCGCTTGCCGTGGCACGTGCGGCTGCAATAGCTGCCAAGCAACCCTTGTACGCTTTCCTGGCCGCGCAGTACGGGTATCCAACCACTGGGTTTCGTTTTCCTACACCCATGTGCAACGTGATCAACGGTGGGGTGCATGCCGATTCCGGTCTCTCATTCCAAGAGTTCATGCTCATTCCTGCGCCAGGTGATTTTCCTGAGCAGCTGCGCAAAGCCGCGGAAGTGTTCCACAGTTTGGCAAAAGTGCTGAAGGGGAAAAATTTGCCAACGCTCGTTGGCGATGAAGGCGGCTACGCGCCGCGCGTGACAAGCAACAGTGAGCCATTTCAGTTACTGGAAGACGCCATCACCCAAGCCGGACAAGCATTAGGTACTGACGTATTCCTGGGTATGGACGCAGCTGCCAGCGAATTTCAGCAACCTGACGGGACGTACCGCCTGGCACTGGAAGGGCAGAATTTGAGTGCGGACCAACTGACCGCGCTGTATCAAGAGTGGAACGCAAAGCATCACCTAGTCTCTGTTGAAGATGGTTTGGGTGAAGATGATTGGGAGCACTGGCCCGCGCATACTGCCGCGCTGGGCAAGGCTGGAATGATGGTTGTGGGTGATGACTTATTCGTCACTAATGTGAAACGGCTGCAACGTGGCATTACAGAGAAAGTGGCCAATGCCATTCTCATTAAGGTGAACCAAATTGGCACGCTGACGGAAACCGTTGACGCAATTCGCCTGGCCCAAAAAGCTGGGTACAAGGTAATCATTTCCCATCGTTCTGGTGAAACAACTGATACAACAATTGCTGACCTGAGTGTGGCTATGGGCGCAGACTACCTGAAGGCTGGTTCGCTGTCCCGGGGCGAGCGTTTGGCAAAGTACAACCGGCTCTTGGAAATCTGGCACGACCTCCATGCCTGA
- a CDS encoding Ig-like domain-containing protein translates to MIHFLTRKLEGIHPAHHWTFGIAGLASIAILVVLFMASRPPVPSLTGLRENGLYRIDSPLELEFAWPVERKLDVTVSPAVQPQISYHNFLQQRHLATDAVITPEHTWLPNTTYTVEVKNVRRMLWPFGGPKTFTFTFTTQALPAVAVVQPGSTQEIPADQQWDVVLDRAIDRAATFEVQTEPAGALTVTAQADQRTLHVQPQQLLTQGQPVTLVVSRTPQQFIFDSDVVASQGEPEEIHRSTYTVRQPPGLSAVQPQGAGVALASPVRLTFSEPVAVADVEKNVAIAPKVTGNWSQVDAQTVQFAPSDLVQATTYTVSVPKGLKTTTGGFIPAEVVSQFRTIEPVAVTGVSPAHGSGGVRVGSKLRYTFNQVVDHASAEAHFRITPKVEGTMSWAGNVLSFTPKTALTLGTAYSVTLGSGITSPAGLPSTQDATYTFSTELAVTRIAVPFHRQERSLSCEAATAVMALRYYKVSITEKAIIDAVGFDRTKKQGNVWGNPHVAFVGDINGRQPSTGYGVYWQPIAKAISAYRPARWFTGWSLRQLLTEVEAGHPVIVWGTAGSGKRIDWKTPSGGNVVAVMGEHVFVVMGYIGSIDNPQVIITQDPLSGEHRFTKASFLWNWGVLGNSGVVVE, encoded by the coding sequence ATGATTCACTTCCTCACCCGCAAACTTGAAGGGATCCATCCAGCGCACCACTGGACGTTTGGCATTGCCGGACTGGCGTCCATTGCCATTTTGGTCGTGCTCTTCATGGCAAGTCGGCCACCAGTACCATCGCTGACCGGTCTGCGCGAGAATGGCCTGTACCGCATTGATAGCCCACTGGAACTGGAGTTTGCCTGGCCTGTGGAGCGAAAGCTGGACGTAACGGTTTCACCTGCAGTGCAGCCGCAGATTTCCTACCACAATTTTCTCCAGCAACGGCATTTAGCCACGGATGCGGTGATAACTCCAGAGCATACCTGGCTACCAAACACCACGTACACGGTTGAAGTGAAAAATGTCCGGCGGATGCTCTGGCCTTTTGGTGGACCAAAAACTTTCACTTTCACCTTTACTACACAAGCACTCCCAGCAGTCGCTGTGGTGCAGCCAGGATCGACGCAGGAAATTCCGGCTGATCAGCAGTGGGATGTGGTGCTGGACAGAGCAATTGATCGAGCGGCAACTTTTGAGGTGCAAACCGAGCCTGCGGGCGCATTGACCGTCACCGCGCAAGCAGATCAACGTACCTTACACGTTCAACCGCAGCAACTGTTGACGCAGGGGCAACCGGTAACCTTGGTGGTGTCGCGAACGCCGCAGCAGTTCATTTTTGATTCTGACGTTGTGGCCAGCCAAGGCGAGCCTGAGGAAATCCATCGGTCGACGTATACCGTGCGTCAGCCACCTGGCCTTTCCGCCGTGCAACCACAAGGAGCTGGAGTAGCGCTCGCCTCGCCCGTACGGTTAACCTTTTCTGAGCCAGTTGCAGTTGCGGATGTTGAAAAAAATGTAGCAATTGCGCCAAAGGTAACAGGGAACTGGTCGCAAGTTGATGCACAGACCGTGCAGTTTGCCCCAAGTGATCTTGTACAAGCAACAACGTACACCGTCAGTGTGCCCAAAGGTTTGAAAACCACCACAGGAGGATTTATTCCAGCCGAAGTCGTATCACAGTTCCGCACTATTGAACCAGTTGCAGTGACAGGGGTGAGTCCAGCACATGGGAGCGGTGGCGTCCGCGTCGGATCCAAGCTGCGCTACACCTTCAATCAAGTAGTGGACCATGCCAGTGCCGAAGCGCATTTCCGCATTACGCCAAAGGTGGAGGGGACTATGAGCTGGGCAGGGAATGTCTTATCATTTACACCCAAGACTGCATTGACGTTGGGTACAGCGTACAGCGTCACCTTGGGTTCTGGAATAACCAGCCCAGCGGGTTTGCCGTCAACGCAGGATGCAACGTACACCTTTTCCACCGAATTAGCCGTCACCCGCATTGCCGTGCCCTTCCACCGTCAGGAACGGAGTCTGAGTTGTGAAGCTGCTACTGCGGTTATGGCCCTGCGCTACTACAAGGTGTCTATTACCGAGAAAGCCATTATTGACGCGGTGGGTTTTGACCGAACGAAGAAACAGGGGAATGTTTGGGGAAACCCGCATGTAGCTTTTGTGGGAGACATTAATGGCCGGCAACCCAGCACTGGGTACGGTGTGTACTGGCAACCTATTGCAAAAGCTATTAGTGCGTACCGGCCAGCACGGTGGTTTACGGGTTGGTCCCTGCGGCAACTGCTTACTGAAGTGGAAGCCGGGCATCCAGTGATTGTCTGGGGTACAGCTGGGTCTGGGAAGCGGATTGACTGGAAAACCCCAAGCGGCGGGAACGTGGTGGCCGTGATGGGGGAGCACGTCTTCGTGGTCATGGGCTACATAGGCTCCATTGATAACCCTCAGGTCATCATCACCCAAGATCCGCTCTCTGGTGAGCACCGGTTTACCAAGGCGTCGTTCCTGTGGAATTGGGGCGTGTTGGGGAACAGCGGGGTCGTGGTAGAGTGA
- the gpmI gene encoding 2,3-bisphosphoglycerate-independent phosphoglycerate mutase, with product MPETFTPKNRPVVLIILDGWGLAPVSRSNPFSMAKLPAYESLCTHFPTMALQASGESVGLPWGEMGNSEVGHINLGSGKIVYQNLPRINKAIADGSFFTTAAFQQAVANVKQRDSQLHLMGLVSSGGVHSFNEHLYALLEFAKREGVAKVFVHAFLDGRDTPPKSAENFIAKLQQHIQETGVGAIATLAGRFWAMDRDNRWERISKAYDALVRGKADVQGTDPLVIIQQSYAKGVLDEECVPSVITDASGKPVATIQDGDSVITFNFRPDRMRQITKAFTLPGFEKFDRGPYMQNLTYVTMTEYDKDLPVTVAFPPEQVAFPVARVIADAGLSQLHIAETEKYAHVTYFFNGGQEQAYPREEHVLIPSPHVSSYDQKPAMAAREITERLEKELAKAAYDFYVVNFANADMVAHTGNMQATIEAMEILDECLQRVSEAVLAVNGVAFITADHGNAEELLNLQTGSIDKEHSTSPVPFIALSQAWKDTSPYLLPGGTQVLTSVQPVGILSDVAVTILETLGLPVPEEMTGRNLLS from the coding sequence ATGCCTGAAACCTTTACTCCAAAAAATCGACCCGTCGTGCTCATCATCCTTGATGGCTGGGGACTAGCTCCGGTCTCGCGCAGCAATCCCTTTAGCATGGCAAAGCTCCCTGCGTACGAATCGTTGTGCACGCATTTTCCCACCATGGCCTTGCAAGCCTCAGGGGAGTCAGTAGGTTTGCCCTGGGGGGAGATGGGGAACTCTGAGGTAGGGCACATCAACCTTGGTTCAGGCAAAATTGTCTACCAAAATTTACCACGGATTAACAAAGCGATTGCCGATGGATCGTTTTTCACCACCGCGGCATTTCAGCAGGCAGTAGCAAATGTAAAGCAGCGAGATTCGCAACTGCACCTGATGGGTTTGGTGAGTTCTGGTGGGGTGCATAGTTTCAATGAGCATTTGTATGCCCTGCTTGAATTTGCCAAACGTGAAGGGGTGGCCAAGGTTTTCGTCCATGCATTTTTGGATGGACGGGACACCCCACCCAAGAGTGCGGAAAACTTCATTGCGAAATTGCAGCAGCATATCCAAGAGACTGGCGTGGGGGCAATTGCGACGCTTGCGGGCCGGTTCTGGGCCATGGACCGGGACAATCGTTGGGAGCGCATTAGCAAGGCGTACGACGCGCTGGTTCGTGGCAAAGCTGACGTGCAAGGGACGGATCCCTTAGTCATCATTCAGCAAAGTTACGCGAAGGGAGTGCTGGATGAAGAGTGCGTACCGTCCGTGATCACGGATGCCAGTGGAAAGCCTGTCGCGACCATTCAGGACGGGGATAGTGTCATCACCTTCAATTTTCGGCCAGACCGGATGCGACAAATAACCAAAGCTTTTACGTTGCCGGGTTTTGAAAAGTTTGACCGAGGGCCGTACATGCAGAATCTCACGTACGTGACCATGACGGAGTATGATAAAGATTTGCCAGTCACGGTAGCTTTTCCACCGGAGCAAGTTGCCTTTCCTGTAGCACGTGTCATTGCCGATGCGGGGTTGTCCCAGCTGCACATTGCGGAAACCGAGAAGTACGCGCACGTTACCTACTTCTTCAATGGGGGGCAAGAGCAGGCGTATCCAAGAGAAGAGCATGTTCTCATTCCCAGTCCACACGTGTCATCCTATGACCAAAAGCCAGCCATGGCTGCGCGGGAAATTACCGAGCGGTTGGAAAAGGAATTAGCCAAAGCCGCGTATGACTTCTACGTCGTCAATTTTGCCAATGCGGATATGGTCGCCCACACCGGGAACATGCAAGCAACCATTGAAGCCATGGAAATTCTGGACGAATGTTTGCAGCGTGTGAGCGAAGCAGTACTTGCGGTGAATGGCGTCGCGTTCATTACTGCAGACCACGGTAACGCTGAAGAATTGTTGAATTTGCAAACTGGCTCGATTGATAAGGAGCATAGTACCAGCCCAGTGCCATTCATTGCGCTGAGTCAGGCTTGGAAAGACACCTCGCCCTATTTGCTCCCGGGCGGGACGCAGGTACTGACAAGCGTCCAACCGGTTGGTATACTCTCGGATGTTGCAGTGACGATACTCGAAACCCTTGGGTTGCCTGTGCCAGAAGAAATGACCGGGAGAAATTTGCTCAGTTAG
- a CDS encoding phosphoglycerate kinase: MQLKSLRDMSVTGRQVIVRADFNVPLRDGKVSDPSRILAALPTLEYLRNQQCRIVIITHFGKAKGKVDPAFSLRPAFEVLAERLPGVQFASEVPGTPEAIARSQKVRQGDITLFENLRFHPGEQANDPAFAADLAKMGDCYVNEAFSECHRSVASLGQLAGLLPAAAGFQLEKEVKYLDRILQAPARPMVGIIGGAKISTKLPVIRALLEHVDYLLLGGALANTILKAQGVAVGKSLVEESMVEAVKDLTLTTNKLRIPVDVVIAHSLEPDAPEQTVAVGNVPDDQLILDIGPETVELYKLILQQAATVVWNGPMGYFELPQFAKGTDEVAKFVAGLSATTVVGGGETLDAVNALGLGSNITFASTGGGAMLKFLEGKPLPGIVPLLQNA, translated from the coding sequence ATGCAGCTCAAGTCATTGCGGGATATGTCAGTAACCGGCCGCCAGGTGATTGTCCGGGCGGATTTTAACGTTCCGCTGCGCGATGGGAAGGTGAGCGATCCAAGCCGCATTTTGGCAGCGCTGCCAACCCTGGAATACCTCCGGAACCAGCAGTGTAGAATTGTCATCATCACCCACTTTGGCAAGGCGAAGGGGAAAGTGGATCCAGCATTTAGTTTGCGTCCGGCGTTTGAGGTGCTGGCAGAGCGTCTACCTGGCGTGCAGTTTGCATCCGAGGTTCCTGGCACACCTGAAGCTATTGCTCGAAGCCAGAAAGTCCGGCAAGGAGACATTACCCTTTTTGAAAATCTCCGCTTCCACCCGGGCGAGCAGGCCAACGATCCAGCTTTTGCAGCAGACTTAGCGAAAATGGGGGATTGCTACGTCAACGAGGCTTTCTCAGAGTGCCACCGTTCTGTAGCGTCCCTGGGTCAGTTAGCTGGACTCCTGCCTGCCGCGGCTGGGTTTCAGTTGGAAAAGGAAGTGAAATACCTCGACCGCATTCTCCAAGCACCGGCACGGCCGATGGTGGGGATCATTGGTGGGGCAAAGATTTCCACCAAGTTGCCGGTCATTCGGGCGCTGTTGGAGCACGTGGATTACTTGCTGCTTGGTGGCGCACTGGCGAACACGATTCTCAAAGCCCAGGGCGTGGCGGTTGGTAAATCACTGGTTGAAGAGAGCATGGTGGAAGCAGTGAAGGATCTGACCCTCACGACGAATAAACTCCGGATTCCGGTGGACGTGGTCATTGCACATTCGCTGGAGCCTGATGCACCGGAGCAGACCGTGGCCGTGGGGAATGTGCCCGATGACCAGCTCATTCTGGATATTGGACCGGAAACCGTGGAGCTGTACAAGCTCATTTTGCAGCAAGCGGCAACCGTGGTGTGGAACGGACCCATGGGGTACTTTGAATTGCCACAGTTTGCCAAAGGCACAGACGAGGTGGCGAAGTTCGTCGCCGGCCTTTCCGCAACGACGGTGGTGGGTGGTGGCGAAACCCTGGATGCAGTGAATGCGCTGGGTTTGGGTTCGAACATCACTTTTGCCTCTACTGGCGGTGGCGCCATGTTGAAATTTTTAGAAGGCAAACCCCTCCCGGGTATTGTGCCACTTCTTCAAAACGCATAA
- a CDS encoding N-formylglutamate amidohydrolase — translation MPESSEHFPYIQEGQEAREREPVSVVNAFQERGLPSREDQRVVEITGEQSVVEHLEPLQAQNAPNVLYGVPHGGELVPKELHDRMTEEGRETSVMIDLNTPDIFRSERIPSVETKISRYIVDPNRAPDFRPEEAFEPGKAPGKILWKTGANMGPMYEREPSADEIQEYAKKFYLPYYNRMMGTVGTMLDRRASPSERVLILDGHSFPVVEDLRKYYQHYGIDQPELLPMFILGDRDGEGCDPDIMQRFRVGLERGFQELSEQDQALLQTSMKGPLVSQNEFLKGVHNISFWGAREQGANAIQIEMNESAYVDRQGSSWEKFTYNPQKITLMQRIIERASLEVNELLKRK, via the coding sequence ATGCCAGAATCATCTGAACACTTTCCATACATCCAAGAGGGTCAAGAAGCACGGGAACGTGAGCCCGTTTCGGTTGTTAATGCATTTCAGGAACGCGGATTACCATCAAGAGAAGATCAACGCGTTGTAGAGATTACAGGTGAACAATCTGTGGTTGAGCATTTGGAACCGTTGCAAGCGCAGAATGCGCCCAATGTACTGTACGGGGTACCCCATGGCGGCGAGCTTGTCCCCAAAGAGCTGCACGACCGAATGACCGAAGAGGGGCGAGAGACATCAGTCATGATTGATCTGAATACGCCAGATATTTTTCGAAGTGAAAGAATTCCTTCGGTTGAAACAAAAATTTCACGGTACATTGTTGATCCAAATCGAGCACCAGATTTTCGTCCAGAGGAAGCTTTTGAACCCGGAAAGGCGCCTGGAAAAATACTTTGGAAAACCGGGGCAAATATGGGTCCAATGTATGAACGTGAGCCGTCCGCTGATGAAATTCAAGAGTATGCGAAAAAGTTTTACCTACCCTACTATAATCGAATGATGGGAACGGTAGGGACAATGCTTGATCGACGTGCTTCACCCTCTGAGCGTGTATTGATTCTCGATGGTCATTCATTTCCAGTTGTTGAAGATTTACGAAAGTACTACCAGCATTATGGTATAGACCAACCTGAACTCCTCCCCATGTTCATTTTGGGAGACCGTGATGGTGAAGGTTGCGACCCAGACATCATGCAGCGTTTTCGGGTAGGACTTGAACGTGGATTCCAAGAACTCTCCGAGCAAGATCAGGCGTTACTTCAAACAAGCATGAAAGGCCCATTGGTTAGTCAAAATGAGTTCTTAAAAGGAGTGCATAATATTTCATTTTGGGGTGCGCGTGAGCAAGGGGCAAACGCAATACAAATTGAAATGAATGAGAGTGCTTATGTTGACAGGCAGGGAAGTAGTTGGGAAAAATTCACTTACAATCCGCAAAAAATCACTTTGATGCAGAGAATTATTGAACGTGCATCACTTGAAGTAAATGAGCTCTTGAAGCGGAAGTAA
- the gpmI gene encoding 2,3-bisphosphoglycerate-independent phosphoglycerate mutase gives MPERCQVVKTQLPLVLVIMDGWGIGKPGAWNPISVAKTPNYNRLLRTSPWTKLQASGKDVGLARGQDGNSEAGHLNIGAGRLVLQDAVYISRSISDGSFFRNTAFQRAVRHVQKHKSTLHLMGMLGNAQSAHANPDHLLALLTYAHLSKLPHVAVHLFTDGRDSPRFSAIKLLRKLERTLHHTNIATVCGRYIAMDRALHWRRIERAYDMLTLGTGLRAASADEAILEAYNRNESDEFIQPTVIVKDKQKPMTIGNNDSIIFFNLRSDRARQLTKAFVQPNFSGFRRKKVIKNLVFVAMTDFGPDLPGVLSAFPSRDINDTLPIALKAYRQLYISESEKYAHMTYFFNGGYDHAVAGEDRVFVPSPKVMTYDTRPAMATAELVRRVERDVSQHAHDFIAVNFAAPDMVAHTGHFHASVKAVEAVDAALGKLSALVKKVKGTLVITADHGNIEELKNVRSGEVDTEHSANPVPFIVVGSHLKKVRLQKTGRLADIAPTILHLMNTPQPAAMTGKSLLCS, from the coding sequence ATGCCTGAGCGCTGCCAAGTGGTCAAAACTCAGCTGCCGTTGGTCCTGGTCATCATGGATGGCTGGGGGATTGGGAAACCTGGCGCCTGGAATCCAATATCCGTTGCCAAGACGCCCAATTACAACCGACTCCTTCGGACGTCACCCTGGACGAAATTGCAAGCGAGTGGGAAGGATGTTGGCCTGGCGCGTGGGCAGGACGGCAATTCCGAAGCCGGGCACTTGAACATTGGTGCTGGTCGCCTGGTGCTCCAAGATGCAGTGTACATTTCCCGTTCTATTAGCGACGGTTCCTTTTTCCGTAACACCGCTTTCCAGCGAGCGGTTCGGCACGTGCAGAAGCACAAGTCAACTTTGCACCTCATGGGCATGCTGGGCAATGCGCAGAGCGCGCACGCAAATCCTGATCACTTACTGGCGCTGCTCACCTACGCGCACCTTTCCAAACTCCCGCACGTTGCGGTGCACTTGTTCACAGATGGCCGGGATAGCCCGCGTTTTTCCGCAATCAAGCTGCTGCGTAAGCTGGAGCGAACATTGCACCACACGAACATTGCCACGGTGTGCGGACGGTACATTGCCATGGATCGAGCTTTACATTGGCGGCGCATTGAACGCGCGTACGACATGCTCACCCTGGGCACAGGTTTACGGGCAGCAAGTGCAGATGAAGCCATTTTGGAAGCCTACAACCGGAATGAGAGTGATGAATTTATTCAACCTACGGTGATTGTGAAGGACAAGCAGAAGCCCATGACTATTGGGAACAATGATTCCATCATTTTCTTCAACCTCCGCAGTGACCGCGCCCGGCAATTGACGAAGGCTTTTGTCCAGCCAAATTTTTCTGGCTTTCGGCGAAAGAAAGTCATCAAGAACCTGGTATTCGTTGCCATGACCGACTTCGGACCAGACTTGCCCGGCGTACTTTCGGCTTTCCCTAGCCGGGATATCAACGATACATTACCCATTGCACTGAAGGCCTACCGCCAGTTGTACATATCCGAGAGTGAGAAGTATGCGCACATGACCTACTTCTTCAACGGTGGGTATGACCATGCCGTTGCAGGTGAAGATCGGGTGTTTGTTCCATCACCAAAAGTCATGACGTACGATACTCGACCGGCAATGGCAACGGCAGAACTCGTACGACGTGTGGAACGGGATGTTTCCCAACATGCACACGACTTCATCGCCGTTAATTTTGCCGCCCCAGATATGGTGGCGCACACTGGGCACTTCCACGCATCAGTGAAAGCTGTGGAAGCGGTTGACGCAGCCCTTGGGAAATTATCAGCATTGGTGAAGAAGGTGAAAGGCACGTTAGTGATTACCGCAGACCACGGCAACATTGAAGAACTGAAGAATGTCCGCAGCGGTGAAGTGGATACCGAGCACTCCGCAAATCCAGTTCCTTTCATTGTTGTTGGGTCACACCTGAAGAAAGTGCGTTTGCAGAAAACCGGTCGGTTGGCAGATATTGCGCCAACCATTCTCCACCTCATGAACACCCCGCAACCCGCGGCCATGACAGGCAAGAGCTTGCTCTGCTCCTAA
- a CDS encoding sugar phosphate nucleotidyltransferase encodes MKGIILAGGTGSRLFPLTRVTNKHLLPVYDRPMIYYPLQTLVEAGLKDIMIVSGKGHAGGFLELLGDGHAFGVKLSYAVQEKPGGIAQALGLAADFADGEKVVVILGDNILEDSIAKATTDFAAQEQGAKIFLKEVDNPKSFGIAEVQGDKILSIVEKPQEPKTNFAVIGVYMFDGTVFDVVKTLKPSARGELEVTDLNNYYVQQGTMTFEKLTGAWGDGGESFDSLMKASALAQAWRQSGKLGTPIGAKEE; translated from the coding sequence ATGAAAGGCATCATTCTCGCGGGTGGCACTGGTTCCCGGCTCTTCCCCCTCACCCGGGTGACAAACAAGCACTTACTACCTGTTTACGACCGACCCATGATTTACTACCCCCTCCAGACCCTGGTAGAGGCTGGGTTGAAGGATATTATGATTGTCTCTGGCAAAGGCCACGCTGGGGGCTTCCTGGAGCTCCTGGGTGATGGCCATGCCTTTGGGGTCAAGCTCTCCTACGCTGTGCAGGAGAAACCCGGTGGTATTGCTCAAGCTCTGGGATTGGCAGCGGACTTTGCGGATGGTGAAAAAGTGGTGGTCATTCTGGGTGACAATATTTTGGAAGACAGCATTGCCAAAGCAACTACAGATTTTGCCGCGCAAGAGCAAGGTGCCAAGATTTTCTTAAAGGAAGTGGACAATCCAAAGTCCTTTGGCATTGCTGAAGTGCAGGGTGACAAGATCCTTAGTATCGTGGAAAAGCCGCAGGAGCCAAAAACGAACTTTGCGGTCATTGGCGTGTACATGTTCGACGGCACGGTCTTTGACGTGGTGAAGACTCTCAAACCCTCAGCTCGAGGCGAATTGGAAGTGACTGATTTGAACAACTACTACGTGCAGCAGGGGACCATGACCTTTGAAAAGCTCACCGGTGCCTGGGGCGATGGCGGTGAATCCTTTGATTCGCTCATGAAAGCTTCTGCTCTGGCTCAAGCGTGGCGCCAGTCTGGGAAACTTGGTACGCCCATTGGGGCGAAGGAAGAGTAG
- a CDS encoding succinylglutamate desuccinylase/aspartoacylase family protein encodes MPQLPPKTYLFTGSKPGNTSVILAGVHGDERAGIIALEQLLSDFRIKRGKVFVIFGNPAAIQLGVRQVEENLNRCFLPNQTGTSLEARRAQELLPILDQSSAVLDLHATHSTASIPFIIVAGAGLPLARQLNFPILSTGWNILEPGGTDGYMASQGKIGICAECGSMNDEGRGVQIAMQTITDFLILRGHREGVSSKSTPKRIVEVQQKVCRQTNDFRFRKNFADFERLPAGEAFAWDGPRTFIAQPEQCIIFARPGNAPGDQVFILGAERA; translated from the coding sequence ATGCCACAACTTCCTCCAAAAACTTACCTTTTCACTGGATCCAAGCCCGGAAACACCTCGGTTATTCTTGCTGGGGTGCACGGTGATGAGCGTGCCGGGATAATTGCCTTGGAGCAGCTTCTCTCGGATTTTCGTATCAAACGGGGTAAGGTTTTTGTCATTTTTGGGAACCCAGCGGCAATTCAGCTGGGGGTTCGGCAAGTTGAGGAAAATTTGAATCGGTGCTTTCTCCCAAACCAAACTGGTACTTCCCTGGAAGCCCGTCGTGCCCAGGAATTGCTGCCGATTCTTGACCAATCATCAGCAGTGCTTGACCTCCACGCCACGCATAGCACTGCGTCCATACCTTTCATCATAGTTGCAGGTGCGGGACTTCCGCTCGCTCGCCAACTCAACTTTCCCATTCTCTCCACTGGATGGAACATTTTGGAACCAGGTGGGACTGATGGGTACATGGCTTCACAAGGGAAAATTGGCATTTGTGCAGAGTGTGGATCAATGAATGATGAAGGGCGAGGTGTGCAAATCGCAATGCAAACGATCACTGACTTCCTTATCCTACGAGGTCATAGAGAGGGTGTGTCTTCCAAATCAACACCGAAGCGAATTGTGGAAGTGCAGCAGAAAGTATGCCGGCAAACGAATGATTTTCGGTTCCGAAAGAACTTCGCTGACTTTGAGCGCTTGCCAGCCGGAGAAGCATTTGCCTGGGATGGCCCGCGTACGTTTATTGCACAACCAGAACAGTGCATTATTTTTGCACGACCTGGGAATGCCCCCGGTGATCAGGTGTTCATTCTGGGTGCAGAAAGAGCGTAG